In Carya illinoinensis cultivar Pawnee chromosome 9, C.illinoinensisPawnee_v1, whole genome shotgun sequence, the following are encoded in one genomic region:
- the LOC122276478 gene encoding protein SRG1-like — protein sequence MGALRNGLLKSQSPALPGIGNMDSNIKEFAEETYVPTFAPSLPVPNAQEMMRSDPFQVPERYARNHDDMQSDTVQPHLSFEIPVLDLSLLSKGDAEELKRLDLACKDWGFFQVINHGVASEVLQNTKDVTAEFFDLPLEEKNRYSMPSDDIQGYGHAYVVSEEQTLDWSDALILVVYPTQYRKLQLWPNQPTGIREAIEMYSSEVRRMAVELLGSLSLIMGTEKDALLGLHKELVLGLRVNYYPPCRSPDKVLGLSPHSDSSTITILMQKDDVCGLQVRHGGAWVPLKPIPNALVVNVGDAIEIWSNGKYKSIEHRAVTNERKARISYAAFVCPHDDVEIEPLGYVPDAESSDKMYKKVRFGDYLRQSMNRKLDGKANIDFAKMETLK from the exons ATGGGAGCATTGAGGAACGGATTACTAAAATCTCAAAGCCCAGCTCTTCCAGGCATAGGAAACATGGATTCCAATATTAAGGAATTTGCAGAGGAGACTTATGTTCCCACTTTTGCGCCATCTCTACCAGTTCCAAATGCTCAAGAAATGATGAGGTCTGACCCTTTTCAGGTTCCTGAAAGATACGCAAGGAACCATGACGACATGCAAAGTGACACAGTTCAGCCTCATCTTTCCTTTGAGATTCCTGTCCTTGATTTATCATTGCTGTCAAAAGGAGACGCAGAGGAGCTTAAGAGGCTGGATCTTGCTTGCAAAGACTGGGGCTTCTTTCAG GTGATAAATCACGGAGTAGCAAGCGAAGTGCTGCAGAATACAAAGGACGTCACAGCTGAGTTTTTTGATCTTCCACTAGAAGAGAAGAACAGGTATTCAATGCCTTCGGATGACATACAAGGTTATGGACATGCTTATGTGGTTTCTGAAGAACAGACACTCGACTGGTCCGATGCACTTATTCTCGTCGTTTATCCAACCCAATATCGTAAGCTACAACTTTGGCCAAACCAACCCACGGGAATTAG GGAAGCCATTGAGATGTACTCGAGTGAAGTCAGAAGAATGGCGGTGGAGCTCCTAGGTTCACTGTCTCTGATTATGGGGACAGAAAAGGATGCTCTGCTTGGTCTGCACAAAGAGTTGGTACTAGGTTTGCGTGTAAACTACTATCCTCCCTGCCGCTCTCCTGACAAAGTATTAGGTTTAAGTCCACACTCGGACTCAAGCACCATAACCATACTCATGCAAAAGGATGATGTATGTGGGTTACAAGTTAGACATGGAGGAGCATGGGTGCCCCTCAAGCCCATCCCCAATGCTCTTGTTGTGAATGTTGGAGATGCTATTGAG ATATGGAGCAATGGGAAGTACAAAAGCATTGAGCACAGGGCTGTGACAAACGAGAGAAAGGCAAGGATATCGTATGCAGCATTTGTCTGCCCACACGATGATGTAGAAATTGAGCCACTAGGTTATGTGCCAGATGCCGAAAGCTCCGATAAGATGTACAAGAAGGTCAGGTTTGGAGATTATCTGAGGCAATCCATGAATAGGAAACTGGATGGAAAGGCCAACATTGACTTCGCGAAAATGGAGACTCTTAAGTAG